In Oryzias melastigma strain HK-1 linkage group LG14, ASM292280v2, whole genome shotgun sequence, the DNA window TAAATGCTATCTATTTTAATTCACTGAAGtgccaacattttaaaaattaatcatggaagagaaattaataatagcGGTTTGTGCCCGGCCGGACTTCTATCACACCAAATCTTTCACAGATCGGAgtagagttgtgaaagaaaaagcctggagtaagAGATTtacaccacttcaacattttgaaCCAATCGtcgctagtatcaggtagtgacGTTCAAGAACCCTTGTTAAGtgcattcttgaatgtgcaACACATTCCCGATGTGAACGTAGCACAACAGCGATCAGTTATTGGTTGCAATCCTTCTGATCTTCATTGTAACCGATCTGATGGTGTAAGGGATTCCATTCTGCCTCCAGGTGTCCCAAAGGATGTGCCACCCCTGGTTCTGATCTGAGTCCCAGGGAGAGCCGTTGAGGTTCGCCAGGCCGCACTGATTGAACCACCAGCCTGAGTGGTTCTGCTGAAGGCTGCAGCTTTCCACGATTTTGTTTTCAATGGTGCAAGAAGGGTTGCAGCCATCATTGTCCATATCTGAGGCACTAAATGGAGCTGTGTCCTGATTCTGGTCCTGGTCATAACCCCTGAACGCATCCCCTGTAACAGAAAATGTGCATAACCTTAACCCATGAATTACTAAATGTGCAAATGAAATCATTTCAAGTATACATTGTTAAGGGTTCCACATCAAGAGTTTGTGCCAGAAACTACGATCTTTAAGCCATACCAGCACTGCCTCCATATCTGCCCAGGTGTATTCTGAAGAAACTTGTTTCATTGTCAAGGCGGAAGTCATCATAAGAGGCATAGGAAGTGACATCATCATGGGAAACAAGGGCGATGTGAATCTGGAAGCGAGCATCTTTCTGGTTTACGATGTGATACACTTTCCTCAGACCCAACCAGTGTTCTCCTGCACACAGAGAGAGACGTTTAAACGGACAGACACATCTGGTATTCAGCATCTCTAAAGtcctatttctgtttttacttaaaGGTGATGTCATAAGCCTTGGTTTGAGTTGTATTTCAGTGACTTTAGAATCCAGCCTTTAAGTGGGAGGGTTGTTTGTTGTAGTAACATATAACTCAAAGATAATCTTCCTGTCTGCTGCAAATCTGTCCCAATTTTAGCTATAACCACAACTGAGAACATTTAGGCAGCTATGTCTTCTCGTTCCAGCTCTGCGTGAGGCCAGtaaatctaatatttaaaatttgtacTTAATGGCCAGAATCAGAGTTAATTTGAAGCCATTgttgaaaaatattcagaatCGTGGGCTTAGAATCTGGTTATTTCTGCACTCTACCTCTCGTCGGCATACTTGGAACCAAAGCAttgggtgtttttaaaaagtgtggcACAACACACAGCAGCACAAAACGATAATACCATAGAGAACACAGTCCAAATCCAATTGATAGTATTATCTCTACTCTGTTCACTGTGGAACGAATCAAAAAGCAGGAATATAAACCAAATATTCGATAGTCTATATCCACCTACATCAGTTTGGATCTGGATAAAGAAGCCTAAAACGGCATCACTGCATGGGCCAAATGTGTCTGAACAAGATATTTATCCCATATAGCATCCGGAATTGAAAAGTTCCCAATATCTCAAAAATTCTTTCTAGAAAGTAAAAGAATTTCATAGCTGAACATGTGCCATGTGGACATTTCTAACCTGCAAGGTGTCCAAAGCCATCAACGTAATCCGCCCAGGGTCTTCTGAAGTCAGTTAAGCCATCACTCCTCTTTTGCATCACTGTCCATCCTCCTCCCATGTAGTCCATCTCACAGAACACCTGCAGCACAGTTTATTTAGCGGTACCAACTAGCTAGTTAGACAGGATGAATTACAGCAAAAATCAAGTACCTCAAAGGAAGAGTCTGTGTTCTCTGGGTGGATAATGTAAATGCCACTGGGGATCTTTGGAACGGATGACATGAGGTTGTCCTTGATCTCACTGCAATCTCGTCCTAATCGAAGCAAATGTACTTAATACCTTGAATCACACTATAAACCAAATtagcttttagtgtttttttgtacCAAATATTCCCTTTTAACTCTTTGTGGTTCTGGTTAAACCTTCCAAACTGTACTTGTTCAGGTCATGAGTTTCCtcagctaagctaatatttaaagtcccactccgattgtcttttgatttaatttgaaagtactcccagtggtctttaaattatgatgatATTTCtagctaaaataagaaaaaaagtcttgttttctaggacattttTTCTAAGTCGCGGCAGTAGTTCGTTAGAAATTCACTACcgagtaagcctgcacttacttcccatcacccctttgtttacactctctcccactggcTTACAGCTCCTCATAACCTATAAGCTAAAACTAGTGGTGGCACAATAAATGGCAAACAATATTAGAGCTTTtgattttgagcttcattttctttatatttttcctccatcatcagaaaaatgccacaagaacattttcattggagtggatctttaggTTCTCACAGTAGTGCTTTGTTTATAGTGTATGCCAactcataatcataatcaaactGTAGCTAGCTTTCAGTAAGAgttgatttaacttttttacctTCTGTTTATAGTGCTAATAGCAGCCATTTTCTTCAAGCTAGTGTTGTGTTAGCTTTTGTCCTTAGTGGATGTGTGTCTGTGGGTTTTACCATGGGATTGCACAGGTTTCATTGAAAACATCTCAGTGTTGCTTCTCTGGACCTCAGAGCTGAGTGTCTGCATCTTCATCATCAGTTCACTGACCTGGAAATGTAAAACCACTGTTAAGACAACCAACCAAAGACACAcaaattatgtttcttttacttttacttgatTACTGAGGACGTCCAGGGCCCTCTGCTGCTCTTCCATCACATCCCTCATCAGCTTCCTGGTGCTACGACCAAACGCCAGCAGTGACTGCTGCAACTGGCCTTCAAAGGTCAAAAATACATGGTTCTATAATTATGAAGATTGTTCTGTTAAGGCTCTTAACATTAATATAATATAAGGTTGAATAAGTTCCTCAGGAATCCAAGTGTCCTCGTAATGTGGTTCATCAAGTGTGGTCCCCACAACCACATAaagatgcaaacacacacacacactcatttatttatttatcttctgTGCAATACCCAACTCTAAAGTAACTCCGAGCATTAAATCTAAACGTAAACCTCATGATAATTTTGTGTCCATGAGGACTTTGTCACTTGATGACAAGAAGTCCCATCGATGCACTCTGAGTCTTTGAAccccacaaaatacaaaaaacagagACAGAGGATTAAACAGTTCTCTCGTTTAAGACATTAAATAAGTGTGTATTGACCGCTTAACCTAAATGcgaatatgaacattttatacCTTTATGCCTCAAAGGAATTCTCAATAATTCAGttaaaaaaggcaaactttACCACAGAGGGAATGTTTTTCATCTCGGAGCAGTCTGACAGTGATATCACATGGGATGGAGCAGGTgtcctgacctttgacctctccaGGTGGTTTCTGGCTTTTGACAGGGATGTCAGAGACGTCCTCAGAGAGAATTTCTGATTGGTTCAAGTGATCATGTGTTGTCCTGCTCTGgggatgaaaaacaaacacaggcaGTAATTTATACCAAGCAGTGTTATCCATCTGCATTAGGGGCTAAATGTTCTCCTTAACTTCTGACTTTAGAGTTTAtcttatgaaaatgtaaaactttaattatttcaatGAAATTGCATCTGAGGAccaatttagaacattttgtccTTGTTCAATAGGTTTTTACTTATTCAAAAACAGCGCTTTCACTACTCAAATATCTGGATTACTTTGgtaaaaaggtaaagaaaaagGCTCTCAACAGAGAATTTATGCATTTGAGATAAATCTAAATGCTGTCTCAGTGTTTCAAAATTAGGGGAACCCTCATAAAATCTGctaactaaaaactttttttgattttgactcaAGTTTGAGACTTAAAcctctggaggaaaaaaaaaacattaatcgggttaaaaatgaaaccactaCAACCCCAAAATTAGTGTTGCATCAAAAACTAACCCAAATATAAAATTCCAACATGAAAAACTGTAGAATTGAGTTGAAGAGATGACCCGTGTTTTAACCTTTATAtggtgtttgggtcaaaattgaccaatTTTCACACTTGGAGACGAgtcagtttttaatcaaatgcaatATAtaacatgaaaatataaatattctcACTATCTATTAAAAGAAACTGGGGTAAACTCATTTTAGACTTGCTACATGCAGATTAAAAGCAGTTCTGTCGTCCTACAGTCAAGCTTTAAACTGTGAGCTGTTATAATGTATCACTGTAAAAGAGGGAAATATATCTACATACTGTGGAAGACAGAAGaggcaggagcagcaggagaacaGTTGTCCACATCCTCTCACTCAGGCCGATTGTTTTCTTGAGGAACAAGAGGACCGATCTTTGTCCACCAGCTGACTCTGCTGCATTTCTTCTGCTGACTTTTCCACCAAGCCTGCTTGTCTAGCATTTCTGCGCAGCCTGCTGAGCCTGATGTTGtcagaaatcattttttcctcactttGTCTTAACAAGGGAAAAGTGGGCGGGACCAATGACTACCACGCCCCCTCTTTTTTCCAGTAAATTCCTGTGACCTCCTCAAATCGTTTGtcaatgaaatttaaaaatgtttcagacaGAATGAGCAGATTTTGAGGGTTGTAGAGAAAGGGTTACTCACACGTGTTTCTCTTAGAAGGAATTATTGTTCATATCCTGCCACAGCATGAAAAACAGATGTGGGAAGGAACATGTGCATCCTGTTTTATTGAACACTTCATCTCTGCTTGTGTCTCTGCATGGGAGCTGCTGCTAAAGGTAGGATATAGTCAAGGCAGGGTGTCTCCTGACGTCTTAGCTCATTTGTCTGACAAACAGCTTTCCAAGTAGTCAGGCCAATTACTGCAGTTAACTGTGCATTTAAGGAGTGGAGAGaacaaaaagcagcaaaaaaaaaaaaaaattccagtcgGTGTCCAGCTCCAGCATGTGGCTTTCTCTGAGAACTTTGCAGTGAAAGCCAAAGAAAGACTTGCTGTTGCTCTCAACCTGTGTGAGTTTATTGCCATGGTCAGCAGGAGGAATGTGAAAAGCCTGGTGCTGCAGCCTGAGGGCCCCCGCATCTGTGCAATGTTACATGCTCCGGTAAAGCAGTCTATGCACGTCAGTGACGAGGAAAAcgtttaaaaatcacataaattatACTGAAAAAAGGGATTAATGCATGATTTAACATCTGATAGATGTGCAATAAAGTTAAAGATTAAAAGAGGTGGGagaatgtttaataaacttatttttgcaGTCCTCTTAAGAAAGTTGCAAAAAAGGACACAATAAAGCTTAGAAAGTGCAGGacacctaaagaaaacaatatcAAGAACTAGAGCTGCAAAGAATGCCATAAGAAATGCACACCTCATGCAGAAAAGTGCAGAGTGACAAGTGTGACTCGATAGAGTTAGCCCaatgaaatcctttttttagtgtttttaaaaagttcttgtggaatttttttgatgatagaggacacatttggaaaattgagctcaaaattgcattccTGTGTATTTGTTACTTCAAGtcattttgaatcaggagcaaactaaaaaaaagccgcTTTGCAGAAATGATGTCCTTTTCTTTTGGATGAAAACAGTTTACTCTCAAATAAAAGAACACTAGGaatacttttacaacagattaagagaagatcagagtggaactttaaaaggGTTTCCGTATCCAGTGACCTGAAacctttgactgtataagagaactggactgagcaaatgtgacgtcactcaaagtaaaaaatgactgacctccagctccaaccacatgaagtcaattcagtcgcctttTTTATAGGATATTGGAACCAGACGAGATCAGTAATTGGTCCTAATTTGTGTGAgttgtttctatgacaaccactttcaccaatcaggagtgagcttttggcagtccacacccctaccattgTAAACAGGCGCATAGAGAGAAAATAGTTTCACCCCAATTTGTTTGtgcataattatttatttgtaactcatacaatacattttgtgcataaggaCAAAAATTACAACACTGAATCAGTATCCTGTGAGAAAGTGAATGACGGACAAAGATGTTTGAGGTAAAGTTTTGCTGTCTGCCCATTAAGTCAAGTTGTTCAATTGTCATGTAACACCTGCTCTAAAGGCTCAAACACAGAACAAGGCCACAGCACATGGCTTCAGTGGCACACATAGTGCTGCTTCGGTTATAAATAAGTGATCTTAACAACAACTTCTGTGAAAACGGCTGGTGGGAGAGATGTGAGGAGTCTGTGACTGCAAGAGCTTGCAAAAATAAcccatatttcatttttaaaaagtgttctttAATCTGCTAAAGGTAAAATATTACCATGTAAAGTGGTGCTCTGAAAGGCTTAGAAAAGCATGATATTGGCCCTtcaaaatgaattgttacaaccctaacaacaacagcagaaaaagttgtaaagtcCGTCCTTATTTTGCCCTttggctaaaataaaacttactaAATAGGCAAAGTCGCTTTTGGTATTggtaaaacaataataaacatataaaatacaagGATTTGGAGgccaaaacaaaaatcctgttta includes these proteins:
- the angptl5 gene encoding angiopoietin-related protein 5, producing MWTTVLLLLLPLLSSTSRTTHDHLNQSEILSEDVSDIPVKSQKPPGEVKGQDTCSIPCDITVRLLRDEKHSLCGQLQQSLLAFGRSTRKLMRDVMEEQQRALDVLSNQVSELMMKMQTLSSEVQRSNTEMFSMKPVQSHGRDCSEIKDNLMSSVPKIPSGIYIIHPENTDSSFEVFCEMDYMGGGWTVMQKRSDGLTDFRRPWADYVDGFGHLAGEHWLGLRKVYHIVNQKDARFQIHIALVSHDDVTSYASYDDFRLDNETSFFRIHLGRYGGSAGDAFRGYDQDQNQDTAPFSASDMDNDGCNPSCTIENKIVESCSLQQNHSGWWFNQCGLANLNGSPWDSDQNQGWHILWDTWRQNGIPYTIRSVTMKIRRIATNN